From the Syngnathoides biaculeatus isolate LvHL_M chromosome 10, ASM1980259v1, whole genome shotgun sequence genome, one window contains:
- the LOC133507677 gene encoding SLIT-ROBO Rho GTPase-activating protein 3-like isoform X1, with translation MSTQAKVKKDKEIIAEYESQVKEIRNQLVEQFRCLEQQSESRLQLLQDLQDFFRRKAELQLEFSRGLDKLAERYSSKIRTSREHQHFKKDQNLLSTINCWYLVLDQTRRESRDHATLSDIYNNNVIVRLTHVGDDVLRLFKKSKDIGVQMHEELVKVTTELYTVMKTYHMYHTESISAEGKLKEAEKQEEKHIGKANDISAALLRYGHDERPQRRSSVKKMEKMKEKRQAKYFENKLKCTKARNDYLLNLAATNALVAKYYIHDVSDMIDCCDMGYHASLTRTLRTYLSAEYSLETSRHEGLDVLEGAVDAMDVRGDKHKFMDAHCQMFCPPARFDYQPHMGDEVCQVSAQQPVQTELLMRYQQLQTRLATLKIENEEVRKTLDATMQTLQDMLTVEDFDVSEAFQHSQSTESVKSASSDSYMSKANISKRRANQQETEGFYFTKYKEYLNGSNLIVKLQAKHDLLKQTLGEGERAEYGTTRPPILPPKPQRIRKSRPRSVFRRKLFNGNLEAFIQDSGQPIPVVVESCVRYINLYGLQQQGIFRVPGSQVEVNDIKNAFERGEDPLVDDQSDHDINSVAGVLKLYFRGLEKPLFPKEHFLDLISTTKLDFGFDRAHHLQQIVATLQQPVVVVMRYLFAFLNHLSQYSDENMMDPYNLAICFGPTLMPIPEDQDPVACQAHVNEVIKTIIIHHEAIFPAQRDLDGPVYEKCMAGGEEYCESPHSDAGALDEVDNGTGPNTSDDELEQIEAIAKFDYVGRSPRELSFKKGASLLLYLRASEDWWEGRHNGVDGLIPHQYIVVQDIDEAFSESIRRTDSETSSGFHEDRSSSRHEHQSLSEHPLERRYGPPLARARVRSDGAPLQRHRNSDGHSPTRSADGPPRVAPRPCSPHKIAVTRGLIDSPEKRRLATFGAAGHPQRSSPVTSRHTSVGDHKALEAEALAEDIEKTMNTALHELCELERQNVAKHAPDVVLDTLEPLKHPGGGQDVPGSPLHTMVIRDPEAAQRRSSSSSSSETMTTFKPALAVRRPNAPVRPPPVRPVRPAPVLTQGQGPHRSSSSSSSGLGSPGMTPTDRVFPKAPSPSPSTSSSSSDKQGNI, from the exons AGATCCGTAATCAGCTGGTGGAGCAGTTCCGTTGTTTGGAGCAGCAGTCGGAATCCCGCCTTCAGCTGCTCCAGGACCTGCAGGACTTCTTCCGCCGGAAGGCCGAGCTCCAACTGGAGTTCTCCAGAGGCTTGGATAAACTCGCGGAGCGCTACTCATCCAAGATCCGCACTTCCAGAGAGCACCAGCATTTCAA AAAGGACCAAAATCTCCTGTCCACCATCAACTGCTGGTACTTGGTCCTGGACCAGACCCGGCGGGAGAGCAGAGACCACGCCACACTCAGCGACATCTACAACAACAACGTCATTGTCCGTCTGACGCACGTGGGCGACGATGTCCTCAGACTTTTCAAAAAG AGCAAAGATATTGGCGTGCAGATGCACGAGGAGCTTGTAAAAGTCACCACTGAGCTCTACACT GTGATGAAGACGTACCACATGTACCACACGGAGAGCATCAGCGCCGAGGGCAAGCTGAAGGAGGCCGAGAAGCAGGAGGAGAAGCACATCGGCAAGGCCAACGACATCAGTGCCGCCTTGCTGCGATACGGTCACGACGAGCGACCGCAGCGACGGAGctcggtgaagaaaatggagaagatgaaggagaag AGACAAGCCaagtattttgaaaacaaactcaaatgcACAAAAGCCCGCAATGATTATCTTCTCAATCTGGCAGCCACCAACGCCTTGGTGGCAAAATATTACATCCACGATGTGTCCGATATGATAGAT TGTTGCGACATGGGGTACCACGCGAGCTTGACGCGGACCCTGAGAACCTACCTGTCGGCCGAATATAGCCTAGAGACCTCTCGGCACGAGGGGTTGGACGTTCTGGAAGGGGCGGTGGACGCCATGGACGTCCGAGGAGACAAGCACAAGTTCATGGACGCCCACTGTCAGATGTTCTGTCCTCCCGCACGCTTTGACTATCAGCCGCACATGGGGGACGAG GTTTGCCAGGTGAGCGCACAGCAGCCTGTCCAGACGGAGCTCTTGATGCGCTACCAGCAGCTTCAGACTCGCTTGGCAACCCTCAAGATAGAAAACGAAGAG gTGAGAAAGACCCTGGACGCCACCATGCAGACCCTCCAGGACATGCTCACAGTGGAGGACTTCGACGTGTCCGAAGCCTTTCAGCACAGTCAGTCCACCGAGTCGGTCAAGTCGGCCTCGTCGGACTCCTACATGAGCAAGGCCAACATCTCCAAGAGACGAGCCAATCAGCAGGAGACCGAGGGCTTCTACTTCACC AAATACAAAGAGTACTTGAACGGCAGCAACCTTATTGTCAAACTTCAAGCCAAGCATGACCTTCTGAAGCAGACGCTGGGAGAAG GGGAGAGGGCTGAATATGGAACAACAAG GCCCCCCATACTTCCCCCTAAACCTCAGAGAATACGGAAGTCTAGACCTCGCTCCGTTTTTAGGCGTAAGCTGTTTAACGGCAATCTGGAGGCCTTCATCCAG GACTCAGGGCAGCCCATACCAGTGGTGGTTGAGAGTTGCGTCCGATACATCAATCTCTATG GTCTTCAGCAACAAGGTATATTTCGAGTTCCGGGATCCCAAGTGGAAGTCAACgatattaaaaatgcatttgaaagaG GAGAGGATCCGCTGGTGGACGATCAGTCAGATCATGACATCAACTCTGTGGCCGGGGTCCTTAAGCTCTATTTCAGGGGTCTGGAGAAGCCGCTGTTCCCGAAAGAGCATTTCCTCGACCTCATATCCACCACGA AGCTAGACTTTGGTTTCGATCGAGCTCATCACCTTCAGCAGATCGTTGCCACTCTCCAGCAACCCGTGGTCGTCGTCATGCGATACCTGTTTGCCTTCTTAAACCA TCTATCGCAGTACAGCGACGAAAACATGATGGACCCTTACAACCTGGCTATTTGCTTCGGCCCCACACTGATGCCGATACCGGAGGACCAGGATCCCGTGGCCTGCCAGGCGCACGTTAATGAGGTCATTAAGACCATCATCATCCACCATGAGGCGATATTCCCAGCCCAGCGTGATTTGGACGGACCAGTGTATGAGAAGTGCATGGCTGGAGGTGAAGAATACTG TGAGAGCCCACACAGTGATGCCGGTGCTCTTGATGAGGTGGACAACGGTACCGGGCCCAACACCAGCGATGATG AGCTGGAGCAGATAGAAGCCATCGCCAAGTTCGACTACGTGGGCCGAAGTCCCAGGGAGCTTTCCTTCAAGAAAGGAGCGTCTCTTTTACTCTACCTGCGGGCTTCTGAGGACTGGTGGGAGGGTCGACATAACGGCGTGGACGGACTCATCCCGCACCAGTACATTGTGGTGCAGGACAT AGATGAGGCATTCTCTGAAAGCATTCGGAGAACTGACAGCGAGACCAGCAGTGGATTCCACGAGGACCGATCCTCATCCAGACATGAGCACCAGTCTTTATCTGAACACCCTCTCGAACGCCGCTATGGGCCACCACTGGCAAG GGCCAGAGTGAGGTCGGATGGCGCTCCACTTCAGCGCCACAGGAACAGCGACGGCCACAGCCCCACCAGATCCGCCGACGGGCCCCCGAGGGTCGCGCCTCGGCCCTGCAGCCCTCACAAAATAGCCGTGACCAGGGGTCTGATAGACAGCCCGGAGAAGCGCCGACTGGCCACGTTCGGGGCCGCCGGGCATCCTCAGCGGTCATCTCCCGTCACAAGTCGTCACACGAGCGTGGGGGACCACAAAGCCCTGGAGGCGGAAGCGCTCGCCGAG GATATAGAGAAAACAATGAACACAGCCCTCCATGAGCTGTGCGAGCTGGAGCGGCAGAATGTTGCCAAACACGCTCCCGATGTGGTCCTGGACACGCTGGAACCTCTCAAACACCCCGGAGGTGGCCAGGACGTACCCGGGAGCCCCCTGCACACCATGGTCATCAGAGATCCCGAGGCGGCCCAGCGgcggagcagcagcagctcctctTCGGAAACCATGACCACGTTCAAACCCGCCCTGGCGGTGCGCAGGCCCAACGCGCCCGTCAGACCGCCCCCCGTCAGACCGGTCCGGCCGGCGCCCGTGCTCACGCAGGGCCAGGGGCCGCACCGTTCCAGCAGCTCCAGTTCGTCGGGTCTGGGCAGTCCGGGCATGACTCCCACTGACAGGGTTTTCCCCAAAGCTCCTTCCCCTTCGCCATCCACTTCGTCGTCCTCCTCAGACAAACAGGGTAACATATAG
- the LOC133507677 gene encoding SLIT-ROBO Rho GTPase-activating protein 3-like isoform X3 codes for MHEELVKVTTELYTVMKTYHMYHTESISAEGKLKEAEKQEEKHIGKANDISAALLRYGHDERPQRRSSVKKMEKMKEKRQAKYFENKLKCTKARNDYLLNLAATNALVAKYYIHDVSDMIDCCDMGYHASLTRTLRTYLSAEYSLETSRHEGLDVLEGAVDAMDVRGDKHKFMDAHCQMFCPPARFDYQPHMGDEVCQVSAQQPVQTELLMRYQQLQTRLATLKIENEEVRKTLDATMQTLQDMLTVEDFDVSEAFQHSQSTESVKSASSDSYMSKANISKRRANQQETEGFYFTKYKEYLNGSNLIVKLQAKHDLLKQTLGEGERAEYGTTRPPILPPKPQRIRKSRPRSVFRRKLFNGNLEAFIQDSGQPIPVVVESCVRYINLYGLQQQGIFRVPGSQVEVNDIKNAFERGEDPLVDDQSDHDINSVAGVLKLYFRGLEKPLFPKEHFLDLISTTKLDFGFDRAHHLQQIVATLQQPVVVVMRYLFAFLNHLSQYSDENMMDPYNLAICFGPTLMPIPEDQDPVACQAHVNEVIKTIIIHHEAIFPAQRDLDGPVYEKCMAGGEEYCESPHSDAGALDEVDNGTGPNTSDDELEQIEAIAKFDYVGRSPRELSFKKGASLLLYLRASEDWWEGRHNGVDGLIPHQYIVVQDIDEAFSESIRRTDSETSSGFHEDRSSSRHEHQSLSEHPLERRYGPPLARARVRSDGAPLQRHRNSDGHSPTRSADGPPRVAPRPCSPHKIAVTRGLIDSPEKRRLATFGAAGHPQRSSPVTSRHTSVGDHKALEAEALAEDIEKTMNTALHELCELERQNVAKHAPDVVLDTLEPLKHPGGGQDVPGSPLHTMVIRDPEAAQRRSSSSSSSETMTTFKPALAVRRPNAPVRPPPVRPVRPAPVLTQGQGPHRSSSSSSSGLGSPGMTPTDRVFPKAPSPSPSTSSSSSDKQGNI; via the exons ATGCACGAGGAGCTTGTAAAAGTCACCACTGAGCTCTACACT GTGATGAAGACGTACCACATGTACCACACGGAGAGCATCAGCGCCGAGGGCAAGCTGAAGGAGGCCGAGAAGCAGGAGGAGAAGCACATCGGCAAGGCCAACGACATCAGTGCCGCCTTGCTGCGATACGGTCACGACGAGCGACCGCAGCGACGGAGctcggtgaagaaaatggagaagatgaaggagaag AGACAAGCCaagtattttgaaaacaaactcaaatgcACAAAAGCCCGCAATGATTATCTTCTCAATCTGGCAGCCACCAACGCCTTGGTGGCAAAATATTACATCCACGATGTGTCCGATATGATAGAT TGTTGCGACATGGGGTACCACGCGAGCTTGACGCGGACCCTGAGAACCTACCTGTCGGCCGAATATAGCCTAGAGACCTCTCGGCACGAGGGGTTGGACGTTCTGGAAGGGGCGGTGGACGCCATGGACGTCCGAGGAGACAAGCACAAGTTCATGGACGCCCACTGTCAGATGTTCTGTCCTCCCGCACGCTTTGACTATCAGCCGCACATGGGGGACGAG GTTTGCCAGGTGAGCGCACAGCAGCCTGTCCAGACGGAGCTCTTGATGCGCTACCAGCAGCTTCAGACTCGCTTGGCAACCCTCAAGATAGAAAACGAAGAG gTGAGAAAGACCCTGGACGCCACCATGCAGACCCTCCAGGACATGCTCACAGTGGAGGACTTCGACGTGTCCGAAGCCTTTCAGCACAGTCAGTCCACCGAGTCGGTCAAGTCGGCCTCGTCGGACTCCTACATGAGCAAGGCCAACATCTCCAAGAGACGAGCCAATCAGCAGGAGACCGAGGGCTTCTACTTCACC AAATACAAAGAGTACTTGAACGGCAGCAACCTTATTGTCAAACTTCAAGCCAAGCATGACCTTCTGAAGCAGACGCTGGGAGAAG GGGAGAGGGCTGAATATGGAACAACAAG GCCCCCCATACTTCCCCCTAAACCTCAGAGAATACGGAAGTCTAGACCTCGCTCCGTTTTTAGGCGTAAGCTGTTTAACGGCAATCTGGAGGCCTTCATCCAG GACTCAGGGCAGCCCATACCAGTGGTGGTTGAGAGTTGCGTCCGATACATCAATCTCTATG GTCTTCAGCAACAAGGTATATTTCGAGTTCCGGGATCCCAAGTGGAAGTCAACgatattaaaaatgcatttgaaagaG GAGAGGATCCGCTGGTGGACGATCAGTCAGATCATGACATCAACTCTGTGGCCGGGGTCCTTAAGCTCTATTTCAGGGGTCTGGAGAAGCCGCTGTTCCCGAAAGAGCATTTCCTCGACCTCATATCCACCACGA AGCTAGACTTTGGTTTCGATCGAGCTCATCACCTTCAGCAGATCGTTGCCACTCTCCAGCAACCCGTGGTCGTCGTCATGCGATACCTGTTTGCCTTCTTAAACCA TCTATCGCAGTACAGCGACGAAAACATGATGGACCCTTACAACCTGGCTATTTGCTTCGGCCCCACACTGATGCCGATACCGGAGGACCAGGATCCCGTGGCCTGCCAGGCGCACGTTAATGAGGTCATTAAGACCATCATCATCCACCATGAGGCGATATTCCCAGCCCAGCGTGATTTGGACGGACCAGTGTATGAGAAGTGCATGGCTGGAGGTGAAGAATACTG TGAGAGCCCACACAGTGATGCCGGTGCTCTTGATGAGGTGGACAACGGTACCGGGCCCAACACCAGCGATGATG AGCTGGAGCAGATAGAAGCCATCGCCAAGTTCGACTACGTGGGCCGAAGTCCCAGGGAGCTTTCCTTCAAGAAAGGAGCGTCTCTTTTACTCTACCTGCGGGCTTCTGAGGACTGGTGGGAGGGTCGACATAACGGCGTGGACGGACTCATCCCGCACCAGTACATTGTGGTGCAGGACAT AGATGAGGCATTCTCTGAAAGCATTCGGAGAACTGACAGCGAGACCAGCAGTGGATTCCACGAGGACCGATCCTCATCCAGACATGAGCACCAGTCTTTATCTGAACACCCTCTCGAACGCCGCTATGGGCCACCACTGGCAAG GGCCAGAGTGAGGTCGGATGGCGCTCCACTTCAGCGCCACAGGAACAGCGACGGCCACAGCCCCACCAGATCCGCCGACGGGCCCCCGAGGGTCGCGCCTCGGCCCTGCAGCCCTCACAAAATAGCCGTGACCAGGGGTCTGATAGACAGCCCGGAGAAGCGCCGACTGGCCACGTTCGGGGCCGCCGGGCATCCTCAGCGGTCATCTCCCGTCACAAGTCGTCACACGAGCGTGGGGGACCACAAAGCCCTGGAGGCGGAAGCGCTCGCCGAG GATATAGAGAAAACAATGAACACAGCCCTCCATGAGCTGTGCGAGCTGGAGCGGCAGAATGTTGCCAAACACGCTCCCGATGTGGTCCTGGACACGCTGGAACCTCTCAAACACCCCGGAGGTGGCCAGGACGTACCCGGGAGCCCCCTGCACACCATGGTCATCAGAGATCCCGAGGCGGCCCAGCGgcggagcagcagcagctcctctTCGGAAACCATGACCACGTTCAAACCCGCCCTGGCGGTGCGCAGGCCCAACGCGCCCGTCAGACCGCCCCCCGTCAGACCGGTCCGGCCGGCGCCCGTGCTCACGCAGGGCCAGGGGCCGCACCGTTCCAGCAGCTCCAGTTCGTCGGGTCTGGGCAGTCCGGGCATGACTCCCACTGACAGGGTTTTCCCCAAAGCTCCTTCCCCTTCGCCATCCACTTCGTCGTCCTCCTCAGACAAACAGGGTAACATATAG
- the LOC133507677 gene encoding SLIT-ROBO Rho GTPase-activating protein 3-like isoform X2 codes for MSTQAKVKKDKEIIAEYESQVKEIRNQLVEQFRCLEQQSESRLQLLQDLQDFFRRKAELQLEFSRGLDKLAERYSSKIRTSREHQHFKKDQNLLSTINCWYLVLDQTRRESRDHATLSDIYNNNVIVRLTHVGDDVLRLFKKSKDIGVQMHEELVKVTTELYTVMKTYHMYHTESISAEGKLKEAEKQEEKHIGKANDISAALLRYGHDERPQRRSSVKKMEKMKEKRQAKYFENKLKCTKARNDYLLNLAATNALVAKYYIHDVSDMIDCCDMGYHASLTRTLRTYLSAEYSLETSRHEGLDVLEGAVDAMDVRGDKHKFMDAHCQMFCPPARFDYQPHMGDEVCQVSAQQPVQTELLMRYQQLQTRLATLKIENEEVRKTLDATMQTLQDMLTVEDFDVSEAFQHSQSTESVKSASSDSYMSKANISKRRANQQETEGFYFTKYKEYLNGSNLIVKLQAKHDLLKQTLGEGERAEYGTTRGRRNVRTRTQDSGQPIPVVVESCVRYINLYGLQQQGIFRVPGSQVEVNDIKNAFERGEDPLVDDQSDHDINSVAGVLKLYFRGLEKPLFPKEHFLDLISTTKLDFGFDRAHHLQQIVATLQQPVVVVMRYLFAFLNHLSQYSDENMMDPYNLAICFGPTLMPIPEDQDPVACQAHVNEVIKTIIIHHEAIFPAQRDLDGPVYEKCMAGGEEYCESPHSDAGALDEVDNGTGPNTSDDELEQIEAIAKFDYVGRSPRELSFKKGASLLLYLRASEDWWEGRHNGVDGLIPHQYIVVQDIDEAFSESIRRTDSETSSGFHEDRSSSRHEHQSLSEHPLERRYGPPLARARVRSDGAPLQRHRNSDGHSPTRSADGPPRVAPRPCSPHKIAVTRGLIDSPEKRRLATFGAAGHPQRSSPVTSRHTSVGDHKALEAEALAEDIEKTMNTALHELCELERQNVAKHAPDVVLDTLEPLKHPGGGQDVPGSPLHTMVIRDPEAAQRRSSSSSSSETMTTFKPALAVRRPNAPVRPPPVRPVRPAPVLTQGQGPHRSSSSSSSGLGSPGMTPTDRVFPKAPSPSPSTSSSSSDKQGNI; via the exons AGATCCGTAATCAGCTGGTGGAGCAGTTCCGTTGTTTGGAGCAGCAGTCGGAATCCCGCCTTCAGCTGCTCCAGGACCTGCAGGACTTCTTCCGCCGGAAGGCCGAGCTCCAACTGGAGTTCTCCAGAGGCTTGGATAAACTCGCGGAGCGCTACTCATCCAAGATCCGCACTTCCAGAGAGCACCAGCATTTCAA AAAGGACCAAAATCTCCTGTCCACCATCAACTGCTGGTACTTGGTCCTGGACCAGACCCGGCGGGAGAGCAGAGACCACGCCACACTCAGCGACATCTACAACAACAACGTCATTGTCCGTCTGACGCACGTGGGCGACGATGTCCTCAGACTTTTCAAAAAG AGCAAAGATATTGGCGTGCAGATGCACGAGGAGCTTGTAAAAGTCACCACTGAGCTCTACACT GTGATGAAGACGTACCACATGTACCACACGGAGAGCATCAGCGCCGAGGGCAAGCTGAAGGAGGCCGAGAAGCAGGAGGAGAAGCACATCGGCAAGGCCAACGACATCAGTGCCGCCTTGCTGCGATACGGTCACGACGAGCGACCGCAGCGACGGAGctcggtgaagaaaatggagaagatgaaggagaag AGACAAGCCaagtattttgaaaacaaactcaaatgcACAAAAGCCCGCAATGATTATCTTCTCAATCTGGCAGCCACCAACGCCTTGGTGGCAAAATATTACATCCACGATGTGTCCGATATGATAGAT TGTTGCGACATGGGGTACCACGCGAGCTTGACGCGGACCCTGAGAACCTACCTGTCGGCCGAATATAGCCTAGAGACCTCTCGGCACGAGGGGTTGGACGTTCTGGAAGGGGCGGTGGACGCCATGGACGTCCGAGGAGACAAGCACAAGTTCATGGACGCCCACTGTCAGATGTTCTGTCCTCCCGCACGCTTTGACTATCAGCCGCACATGGGGGACGAG GTTTGCCAGGTGAGCGCACAGCAGCCTGTCCAGACGGAGCTCTTGATGCGCTACCAGCAGCTTCAGACTCGCTTGGCAACCCTCAAGATAGAAAACGAAGAG gTGAGAAAGACCCTGGACGCCACCATGCAGACCCTCCAGGACATGCTCACAGTGGAGGACTTCGACGTGTCCGAAGCCTTTCAGCACAGTCAGTCCACCGAGTCGGTCAAGTCGGCCTCGTCGGACTCCTACATGAGCAAGGCCAACATCTCCAAGAGACGAGCCAATCAGCAGGAGACCGAGGGCTTCTACTTCACC AAATACAAAGAGTACTTGAACGGCAGCAACCTTATTGTCAAACTTCAAGCCAAGCATGACCTTCTGAAGCAGACGCTGGGAGAAG GGGAGAGGGCTGAATATGGAACAACAAG GGGAAGACGGAATGTCCGAACGAGGACTCAG GACTCAGGGCAGCCCATACCAGTGGTGGTTGAGAGTTGCGTCCGATACATCAATCTCTATG GTCTTCAGCAACAAGGTATATTTCGAGTTCCGGGATCCCAAGTGGAAGTCAACgatattaaaaatgcatttgaaagaG GAGAGGATCCGCTGGTGGACGATCAGTCAGATCATGACATCAACTCTGTGGCCGGGGTCCTTAAGCTCTATTTCAGGGGTCTGGAGAAGCCGCTGTTCCCGAAAGAGCATTTCCTCGACCTCATATCCACCACGA AGCTAGACTTTGGTTTCGATCGAGCTCATCACCTTCAGCAGATCGTTGCCACTCTCCAGCAACCCGTGGTCGTCGTCATGCGATACCTGTTTGCCTTCTTAAACCA TCTATCGCAGTACAGCGACGAAAACATGATGGACCCTTACAACCTGGCTATTTGCTTCGGCCCCACACTGATGCCGATACCGGAGGACCAGGATCCCGTGGCCTGCCAGGCGCACGTTAATGAGGTCATTAAGACCATCATCATCCACCATGAGGCGATATTCCCAGCCCAGCGTGATTTGGACGGACCAGTGTATGAGAAGTGCATGGCTGGAGGTGAAGAATACTG TGAGAGCCCACACAGTGATGCCGGTGCTCTTGATGAGGTGGACAACGGTACCGGGCCCAACACCAGCGATGATG AGCTGGAGCAGATAGAAGCCATCGCCAAGTTCGACTACGTGGGCCGAAGTCCCAGGGAGCTTTCCTTCAAGAAAGGAGCGTCTCTTTTACTCTACCTGCGGGCTTCTGAGGACTGGTGGGAGGGTCGACATAACGGCGTGGACGGACTCATCCCGCACCAGTACATTGTGGTGCAGGACAT AGATGAGGCATTCTCTGAAAGCATTCGGAGAACTGACAGCGAGACCAGCAGTGGATTCCACGAGGACCGATCCTCATCCAGACATGAGCACCAGTCTTTATCTGAACACCCTCTCGAACGCCGCTATGGGCCACCACTGGCAAG GGCCAGAGTGAGGTCGGATGGCGCTCCACTTCAGCGCCACAGGAACAGCGACGGCCACAGCCCCACCAGATCCGCCGACGGGCCCCCGAGGGTCGCGCCTCGGCCCTGCAGCCCTCACAAAATAGCCGTGACCAGGGGTCTGATAGACAGCCCGGAGAAGCGCCGACTGGCCACGTTCGGGGCCGCCGGGCATCCTCAGCGGTCATCTCCCGTCACAAGTCGTCACACGAGCGTGGGGGACCACAAAGCCCTGGAGGCGGAAGCGCTCGCCGAG GATATAGAGAAAACAATGAACACAGCCCTCCATGAGCTGTGCGAGCTGGAGCGGCAGAATGTTGCCAAACACGCTCCCGATGTGGTCCTGGACACGCTGGAACCTCTCAAACACCCCGGAGGTGGCCAGGACGTACCCGGGAGCCCCCTGCACACCATGGTCATCAGAGATCCCGAGGCGGCCCAGCGgcggagcagcagcagctcctctTCGGAAACCATGACCACGTTCAAACCCGCCCTGGCGGTGCGCAGGCCCAACGCGCCCGTCAGACCGCCCCCCGTCAGACCGGTCCGGCCGGCGCCCGTGCTCACGCAGGGCCAGGGGCCGCACCGTTCCAGCAGCTCCAGTTCGTCGGGTCTGGGCAGTCCGGGCATGACTCCCACTGACAGGGTTTTCCCCAAAGCTCCTTCCCCTTCGCCATCCACTTCGTCGTCCTCCTCAGACAAACAGGGTAACATATAG